A single Lolium perenne isolate Kyuss_39 chromosome 6, Kyuss_2.0, whole genome shotgun sequence DNA region contains:
- the LOC127334588 gene encoding protein SMAX1-LIKE 3, protein MRAGGCTVQQTLTADAAVMVKQAVSLARRRGNGQVTPLHVASAMLQAPPPSGLLRAACLRSHSHPLQCKALELCFNVALNRLPASAGASPLFGHQHHGQGYYPPSLSNALVAAFKRAQAHQRRGSVETQQQQPVLAVKIELEQLVISILDDPSVSRVMREAGFSSPHVKANVEQAVSSMEGNNPCTIAPAADAHGRNPKPSAAASSLPMPPHQEAKARKLPLDQVREEDVAAILDCLATQSKRRVMVVAESASAAEAAARTAVDKIKRGEARQEAMRGAQVVSLKMSMFRDLPRVEAERRLAELQCVVKAAGGAVVLVVEDLMWAAEFWVGRMEAGRRLASGCYYYCGVEHAVAEVRALACHGDGVRLVGYGTYQAYMRCRTGHPSLEGLWGIHTLAVPAGSLALSLNCVDVDSEVALNHRRSMKAECDVSGNGSTLPACLSLLDGGGSGQLTAASTCCADRTATEAGPVKELHRSIVPSSSSIPPWLQHCRDQEPSHFKNWSSTCGGSPSIRTTLNKNFSTVLSPSSSVSSHEQYYRQQLYQPWLVAEAHGPKHPGRAQYGGYAADGVRLLSAAAKSRDSSASNSSVEVECRSRFKELSAENLKVLCAALEKEVPLQKDIVPEIASTVLRCRSGTAKRRNVDGRGAKEETWMLFLGGDTDGKARVARELASLVFGSRRSFIFIDVNTLSPARSDSTEQHRAAKRPRSAASRGYLDRLFEAVRDNPHRVILMDGVDQVDRRCQMGIKEAVESGVVRSHVGDEVSLGDAIVVLSCESFGSRSRACSPPPTNNAMRQEDSTSGHRQNEAAATPSTGPCFDLNMSVDDVDKFEEQECCFGDAGLLKAVDRALFFRPPANL, encoded by the exons ATGAGAGCTGGGGGTTGCACGGTGCAGCAGACGCTGACGGCGGATGCGGCAGTAATGGTGAAGCAGGCGGTGAGCCTGGCTCGGCGCCGCGGGAATGGGCAAGTGACGCCGCTGCACGTGGCGAGCGCGATGCTAcaggcgccgccgccgtcgggGCTCCTCCGCGCGGCGTGTCTCCGGTCGCACTCGCACCCGCTGCAGTGCAAGGCCCTCGAGCTCTGCTTCAACGTGGCCCTCAACCGCCTTCCAGCCTCCGCCGGGGCCTCGccgcttttcggccaccagcacCACGGTCAGGGCTACTACCCGCCGTCCCTCTCCAATGCGCTCGTCGCCGCATTCAAGCGCGCGCAGGCGCACCAGCGGCGGGGCTCCGTTGAGACCCAGCAGCAGCAGCCGGTGCTCGCCGTCAAGATCGAGCTCGAGCAGCTCGTCATCTCCATCCTCGACGACCCCAGCGTCAGCCGCGTCATGCGCGAGGCCGGCTTCTCCAGCCCTCATGTCAAGGCCAACGTCGAGCAGGCCGTCTCGTCCATGGAAGGGAACAATCCTTGCACCATCGCCCCTGCCGCTGATGCGCATGGCCGAAACCCTAAACCTAGCGCAGCTGCTAGCAGCTTACCAATGCCACCACATCAAGAAGCCAAAGCTCGAAAGCTGCCTCTTGATCAAGTGCGAGAGGAGGACGTCGCGGCCATCCTCGACTGCCTTGCCACCCAGAGCAAGAGGCGGGTCATGGTCGTCGCGGAGTCCGCGTCCGCGGCCGAGGCAGCGGCACGAACTGCCGTGGACAAGATCAAACGCGGCGAAGCGAGGCAGGAAGCCATGCGGGGCGCGCAGGTAGTCAGCCTCAAGATGTCCATGTTCCGGGACTTGCCGAGGGTCGAGGCGGAGCGGCGGCTCGCCGAGCTGCAGTGCGTCGTCAAGGCGGCAGGCGGTGCTGTCGTTCTAGTCGTGGAGGATCTCATGTGGGCAGCCGAGTTCTGGGTCGGGCGCATGGAGGCGGGGAGGAGGTTGGCGTCAGGCTGCTACTACTACTGCGGCGTGGAGCACGCCGTGGCCGAGGTGCGCGCCCTAGCGTGCCACGGCGACGGCGTCCGATTGGTCGGCTACGGGACGTACCAGGCCTACATGAGGTGCAGAACCGGGCACCCGTCGCTCGAGGGTCTCTGGGGGATCCACACGCTCGCCGTCCCCGCCGGCAGTCTCGCGCTCAGCCTCAACTGCGTCGACGTCGACAG TGAAGTCGCGCTCAATCATCGCCGGTCGATGAAAGCCGAGTGCGACGTAAGTGGAAACGGATCGACGTTGCCTGCTTGCCTGTCGCTTTTGGACGGAGGTGGTTCTGGTCAGCTGACGGCTGCCTCCACCTGCTGCGCCGATCGCACCGCCACAGAGGCCGGCCCCGTGAAAGAACTTCACCGGTCCATCGTGCCATCGTCGTCGAGCATCCCTCCCTGGCTCCAGCATTGCCGTGATCAG GAGCCTTCTCATTTCAAGAATTGGAGCTCGACATGCGGCGGCTCGCCGTCCATCAGGACGACGCTGAACAAGAACTTCTCGACGGTGCTGTCGCCTTCCTCCTCTGTCTCCTCCCACGAGCAGTACTACCGCCAGCAGCTGTACCAGCCATGGCTTGTCGCCGAGGCGCACGGGCCCAAGCACCCAGGGCGAGCCCAGTACGGCGGCTATGCAGCCGATGGCGTCAGGCTTCTGAGCGCTGCGGCCAAGTCCCGCGACTCGAGCGCCTCCAACAGCTCGGTGGAGGTGGAGTGCCGCTCCAGGTTCAAGGAGCTCAGTGCCGAGAACCTCAAGGTACTCTGCGCTGCGCTGGAGAAGGAGGTGCCGTTGCAGAAGGATATCGTGCCCGAGATCGCCAGCACCGTCCTCCGGTGCCGCTCGGGCACGGCGAAAAGACGCAACGTCGATGGCAGGGGCGCGAAGGAGGAGACGTGGATGCTCTTCCTCGGAGGCGATACGGACGGCAAAGCAAGggtggccagggagctcgcgaGCCTCGTCTTCGGCTCGCGTAGGAGTTTTATCTTCATCGACGTCAACACGTTGTCGCCGGCACGGTCGGATTCCACCGAGCAGCACCGGGCGGCCAAGCGTCCACGGTCGGCGGCAAGCCGGGGTTACCTCGACAGGCTCTTCGAGGCCGTGCGCGACAATCCGCACCGCGTCATCTTGATGGATGGCGTCGACCAAGTCGACCGGCGATGCCAGATGGGCATCAAAGAGGCTGTCGAGAGCGGCGTCGTGCGGAGCCACGTCGGCGACGAGGTCTCCCTCGGTGACGCCATCGTCGTTCTCAGCTGCGAGAGCTTCGGCTCGAGGTCAAGGGCTTGCTCCCCGCCGCCGACGAATAATGCGATGCGCCAAGAGGATAGCACGTCTGGTCATCGTCAAAACGAAGCCGCCGCCACGCCGTCGACGGGGCCTTGCTTTGATCTTAATATGAGCGTGGATGACGTCGACAAGTTTGAGGAGCAGGAGTGCTGCTTCGGTGATGCTGGCCTGCTCAAGGCAGTGGACAGGGCATTGTTCTTCAGACCACCGGCGAACTTGTGA